A genomic region of Streptomyces rimosus contains the following coding sequences:
- a CDS encoding cell division protein PerM produces MSQLTDRGPTLSSHGRAATQRSSALGTAFVGGGLAAGLGLGAFAVVVLLLWVASPYPDTNPSRALHLAADLWFLAHGSDLVRSATASGAESPVAVTPLLLMALPVWLLYRTGRHILETVPLALSRPPVAPLPSLLHPDDFDPEPTPRLLLGWFLAGYLSVAGAALLYASEGPLYVEPLSALLYVPVVAALTGAVAAWHSVGRAAFVPLPDRVQRLYDRLPPALCAALEGRRGITAVRAATAGILVLLLSGALLALLALGWHAPAVREGFLGLTSDWAGRCTVVLLSLVLLPNTGVWGLAYGLGPGFTLGAGSTVGPLGTSGYPDLPHFPLFGMFPEPDATGPLYWLTAAVPLAAGLALARYAALPAKSYVTAARSAAARPADAQWTGWRETAAAAGLAALGCGVVSAVLAGLAGGALGSAALSRFGPSWWQTGLAALAWTLLIGVPGALVARLWWLRGVPRPPKPAPRPRVKLRVRAGRAVKRLIRAAGRWSWAACRFGWTVLTRTVSRALRHRPRPGRHARHARRRTPESRKPYDYGYDGDHGPGHPSGHVPGRELGSTGARPWHDPSTRSARWSELRASSGGLMTDFEPTPPSHEEAPRSTVPGNASAATPEGSG; encoded by the coding sequence GTGAGCCAATTGACCGACCGCGGCCCCACGTTGTCGTCACACGGCCGCGCCGCCACCCAGCGGTCCTCCGCGCTCGGCACCGCCTTCGTCGGCGGCGGACTGGCCGCCGGGCTCGGGCTCGGGGCGTTCGCCGTCGTGGTGCTGCTGCTGTGGGTGGCGTCCCCGTACCCGGACACCAACCCGTCCCGGGCCCTGCACCTCGCCGCCGACCTGTGGTTCCTCGCCCACGGGAGCGATCTCGTACGGTCCGCGACCGCGTCCGGCGCCGAGTCGCCCGTCGCCGTGACGCCGCTGCTCCTGATGGCCCTGCCCGTATGGCTGCTGTACCGGACGGGCCGCCACATCCTCGAAACGGTCCCACTGGCCCTGTCGAGACCCCCGGTCGCCCCGCTTCCCAGCCTCCTCCACCCCGACGACTTCGACCCGGAGCCCACCCCGCGCCTTCTCCTCGGCTGGTTCCTGGCGGGCTACCTGTCCGTCGCGGGCGCCGCCCTGCTGTACGCCTCCGAAGGCCCGCTGTACGTCGAACCGCTCAGCGCCCTGCTCTACGTGCCGGTGGTCGCGGCCCTGACCGGCGCCGTGGCGGCCTGGCACAGCGTCGGACGTGCCGCCTTCGTACCGCTGCCGGACCGGGTGCAGCGCCTCTACGACCGGCTGCCGCCCGCCCTGTGCGCCGCGCTGGAGGGACGGCGCGGCATCACCGCGGTGCGCGCGGCCACGGCGGGCATCCTGGTGCTGCTGCTCTCCGGCGCGCTGCTGGCGCTCCTCGCGCTGGGCTGGCACGCGCCGGCGGTACGCGAGGGATTCCTCGGCCTCACCAGCGACTGGGCGGGCCGCTGCACCGTGGTGCTGCTCAGCCTCGTCCTGCTGCCGAACACCGGCGTCTGGGGGCTGGCGTACGGGCTCGGCCCCGGCTTCACGCTCGGCGCGGGCAGCACGGTCGGCCCGCTCGGCACCAGCGGATACCCGGACCTGCCGCACTTCCCGCTGTTCGGCATGTTCCCGGAGCCGGACGCCACCGGCCCGCTCTACTGGCTGACCGCCGCGGTACCGCTCGCCGCCGGGCTGGCACTGGCCCGGTACGCGGCGCTCCCCGCGAAGTCGTACGTCACCGCCGCACGCTCGGCCGCCGCACGCCCGGCCGACGCCCAGTGGACCGGCTGGCGCGAGACGGCCGCCGCCGCCGGGCTCGCCGCGCTCGGCTGCGGTGTGGTGTCGGCGGTGCTCGCCGGGCTCGCGGGCGGCGCGCTGGGCAGCGCGGCGCTGTCCCGCTTCGGGCCCAGCTGGTGGCAGACGGGGCTGGCGGCGCTGGCCTGGACCCTGCTCATCGGCGTCCCGGGCGCGCTCGTCGCCCGCCTCTGGTGGCTGCGCGGCGTACCCCGCCCGCCGAAGCCCGCCCCACGGCCGCGCGTGAAGCTCCGCGTACGGGCCGGACGCGCCGTGAAGCGCCTCATCCGCGCCGCCGGACGCTGGTCGTGGGCCGCCTGCCGCTTCGGCTGGACGGTGCTGACACGTACGGTTTCCCGCGCCCTGCGGCACCGCCCCCGCCCCGGCCGGCACGCCCGGCACGCTCGCCGCCGTACTCCGGAGAGCCGGAAACCGTACGACTACGGGTACGACGGCGACCACGGACCCGGTCACCCGTCCGGTCACGTACCCGGACGCGAACTCGGCTCGACCGGCGCCCGCCCCTGGCACGACCCCAGCACCCGCAGCGCCCGCTGGTCGGAACTGCGCGCCTCCTCCGGCGGCCTGATGACCGACTTCGAACCCACCCCGCCCTCGCACGAGGAGGCCCCGCGGAGCACGGTCCCCGGAAACGCCTCAGCCGCCACCCCGGAGGGCAGCGGCTGA
- a CDS encoding sigma factor-like helix-turn-helix DNA-binding protein: MPTASAAFDALYTRHAPDLTRQAIVLTGHPRLSQEAVERSFQMAWQRWPDMAVDPDPAGRVRAMVHEYALSPWHRMRPGLRTAQRPTPQAPAPPPVAPAERALREAVLALPAPYRRVLLLHDGLGLELSETAAEVEASTPATAGRLMRARQALAERVPWLGLAGESPVRQREILRERLAGLARALPVAPPAAGAVRSGSERTVSRMTQGAFGLTALIAAATAFTLVHEAGTLPTHPEAGPPAASSSARPGAAAKAPRKQHGGQAHTQQAKAGGPAKRKVVWAGHLAPEAR, encoded by the coding sequence GTGCCCACGGCCTCGGCCGCCTTCGACGCCCTCTACACGCGGCACGCCCCCGACCTGACCCGCCAGGCCATCGTGCTCACCGGCCATCCCCGGCTCTCCCAGGAGGCCGTCGAACGGTCGTTCCAGATGGCTTGGCAGCGCTGGCCCGACATGGCCGTGGACCCGGACCCGGCGGGCCGGGTGCGGGCCATGGTGCACGAGTACGCGCTGTCGCCCTGGCACCGGATGCGGCCCGGTCTGCGGACCGCCCAGCGGCCGACCCCCCAGGCGCCCGCACCACCGCCCGTCGCTCCCGCTGAGCGCGCGCTGCGGGAGGCGGTGCTGGCGCTGCCCGCCCCGTACCGGCGGGTGCTGCTCCTGCACGACGGCCTCGGCCTGGAACTGAGCGAGACGGCCGCCGAGGTGGAGGCCAGTACGCCCGCGACGGCCGGACGTCTGATGCGCGCGCGCCAGGCCCTCGCCGAACGGGTTCCATGGCTCGGCCTGGCGGGCGAGTCACCCGTACGCCAGAGAGAGATCCTGCGGGAGCGGCTGGCCGGGCTGGCCCGCGCGCTGCCGGTGGCGCCGCCCGCCGCCGGGGCCGTACGGAGCGGGAGCGAGCGTACGGTCAGCCGGATGACGCAGGGCGCTTTCGGGCTCACCGCCCTCATCGCGGCGGCGACCGCGTTCACACTCGTCCACGAGGCGGGCACCCTCCCCACCCACCCGGAGGCCGGTCCCCCGGCCGCATCCTCCTCCGCCAGGCCCGGGGCGGCGGCCAAGGCCCCCCGTAAGCAGCACGGCGGACAAGCCCACACGCAGCAGGCCAAGGCTGGCGGACCGGCGAAGAGAAAGGTCGTATGGGCCGGGCATCTCGCCCCGGAAGCGCGCTAG
- the purN gene encoding phosphoribosylglycinamide formyltransferase — protein MASASPSYAVPAASPARIVVLVSGSGTNLQALLDAIAAEGVSAYGAKVVAVGADRDGIAGLERAERAGLPTFVCRVKDHADRAAWDRALTEATAAHQPDLVVSAGFMKILGAEFLARYGDRIVNTHPALLPSFPGAHGVRDALAYGAKVTGCTVHFVDDGVDTGPVIAQGAVEIRDEDDESALHERIKEVERKLLVEVVGRLARHGYRIEGRKVLIP, from the coding sequence GTGGCCTCCGCTTCCCCGTCCTACGCCGTTCCCGCCGCATCCCCGGCCCGTATCGTCGTGCTCGTCTCCGGTTCCGGTACGAATTTGCAGGCGCTGCTCGACGCCATCGCCGCCGAGGGCGTTTCCGCGTACGGGGCAAAGGTGGTGGCGGTCGGCGCCGACCGCGACGGCATCGCCGGCCTGGAGCGCGCCGAGCGGGCCGGCCTGCCCACCTTCGTCTGCCGGGTCAAGGACCACGCCGACCGGGCCGCCTGGGACCGCGCGCTCACCGAGGCGACCGCCGCCCACCAGCCCGACCTCGTCGTCTCGGCGGGCTTCATGAAGATCCTGGGCGCCGAATTCCTCGCCCGCTACGGCGACCGGATCGTCAATACGCATCCGGCCCTGCTGCCGAGTTTTCCCGGGGCCCACGGCGTGCGCGACGCGCTCGCGTACGGCGCCAAGGTCACCGGGTGCACCGTCCACTTCGTCGACGACGGCGTCGACACCGGCCCGGTGATCGCCCAGGGGGCGGTCGAGATCCGGGACGAGGACGACGAATCCGCGCTGCACGAGCGCATCAAGGAAGTCGAGCGCAAGCTGCTCGTCGAGGTCGTGGGGCGTCTGGCCCGGCACGGCTACCGCATTGAGGGACGAAAGGTACTGATCCCGTGA